agaaaaaaaaaaaaactaatatgaTTGAATGTATTCATAAAATGTCGAGACATAATATGATTCATAAATGCATTATTACTTGTTGAGAGAGTCCAAGAGACAACATTTACTGTTTGAGtgtaaaatagtaaaatagtaAAATCTGTAAACGAAACACAGCTGAAGTCTTTGGATGCATTGAGAAATTTTTCATAGAAAGATTACCACAAAAcacgaatttaataagaaaataaagaaccaTTTCTAAATCTTTGTTTTTATCtcctcattctttcttcttccgtTGTTTACGGATATAGAATGAAataatttgatgattttatgcTTACTATAAAATTAGCAAAGATGAAAATGTAAATGATAGACATTTGTGTAAGTTCCTTTTTTATTAACCAATGAATGGTTAGCACCTTGATGTGAAGTTTGAAATGAGAATGATTGATCCTAAAATATAGCATTCCACTGAGTGTTTTTGTGAACTGAGgtgttgacaaaggaggcagaAGCATTTGAATTGGATGTAAAGTGTACTTGCAAGGTGAGCACAAAGTTATATAGATGCGCATAACACTTCCATATAAACTTCGTGACTGGTTTGATGAGAGATGGTGATTGCTGACAAAACACCATTAATTGGAGAGTTGAGAGTGAGCCCCCCTCCATTTTCAAAGCAATTATATCACTTCATGTGTCTCTTGCTTTGCATTTAAACAATCACACACACTCACTTCGCTAATGtcacccttcttcttcctcttttttccATCACTTTCTCACCTTTTCCCTACCCCAAAATCTCTATCTCTTTTCTCCTCACACACCCTCTTCACCATGAAGACCTCTCTTTCTtcactcatcatcatcatcctctttctcttctttctctcctcACCTTCTTCAACCAACAACCACTACTGTGATTCTTTTCCCCACACCAGACCACGATCTTTGTGCATTGGCCTTCAAAGAATGCACCACCAACCCCTTCTTGATCCAAGATTCGCCCAAGAGAAGAGGCGAGTTCCCACTGGCCCCAACCCTCTTCACAACTAGTTCAACCCCTACTATACTATACCACCATAAGCtatctttctttaatttccacCCTTTTAACATACACAGACCAAACCCCATTTTCTTCTCTACTCATACTTTCTTACCATCATCACCACCTTTCTTCATATCACTACTATCTATAAACTTGCTCAACACCCATCAAAGCAAGAAGAATGGCTGCAGAAAGACACAATCTCTTGCAGAGAATGCCTCTCCTTCCGCTTATATTCCATTTCTTTAGTTCTTGAAATGTTCaatctttttctcacttttagcttttcctttcctttaattttatatgCGACCAAATGGGTATATGTTAACCACCGAGTTTGGTGGAAGTAGCCGAGTCTTACTTGAAGAGAGTTTCATCGcctgttaaaaatatttatatatatagcgTTGGTAattagtgaaagaaaaaaaaagggatatatatatatatatatatatatatatatatatgtatggtATAACGTTATATAGTTTGTGTTGAGGAGTGTTGTGTCAGTTTGGTGTGGAGACAATG
This genomic stretch from Vigna radiata var. radiata cultivar VC1973A chromosome 7, Vradiata_ver6, whole genome shotgun sequence harbors:
- the LOC111242128 gene encoding uncharacterized protein LOC111242128 gives rise to the protein MSPFFFLFFPSLSHLFPTPKSLSLFSSHTLFTMKTSLSSLIIIILFLFFLSSPSSTNNHYCDSFPHTRPRSLCIGLQRMHHQPLLDPRFAQEKRRVPTGPNPLHN